CCGCGCTGGGCGACTGGGCGGCCGAGGCGATCCGCACCTGGGAGCAGGCCGCGCGCGATGGCCGCTTCCCCGGGGCGGCCCATCCGGCGAGGAATGTGCCGCCCGAGCAGGTCGTCTTCTTCGATACGGAGACGACCGCACTCAGTAACGCGCCGCTCTTCCTGGTCGGGGCCCTGGCCCTGGGCGAGGAGGGGCCGGTCATTCGCCAACTGCTGGCCCGCGACTATGCCGAGGAGCGCGCGGTGCTGGCCGAGGCGCGGCGGCTGCTGCACGCGGCCGACCTGGCCGTCAGCTACAATGGCAACAGCTTCGACCTGCCCTACCTGCGCGACCGGTTGCGTTACCATCGGCTCGGCCCGCTGCATGTGCGGGGCCATCTGGACCTGCTGCCGGTGGCGCGGCGGCGTCTGGGGCGGTCGCTGGGGAACTGCAAGCTGCAGACCCTCGAGCTACACCTGTGCCGCCGCCGGCGTGGCCATGACATCGCCGGGGAGCACATCCCGCAGGCCTACCATGACTTCGTGGCCGATGGCGACGCCTGGCAGATGCGGCGCATCATCGAGCACAACGCCTATGACATCGTGACGCTGGCCGAACTCTCCGCGCATTTGACCGACTGAGGGACCTGCCCCCGCGAAAGGACACCATATCGTGGACTCGATACCGCCCGGCGATGACCGGCGCCCGGAGGGCGAGACGCCCGAGCCGCAGGACAGCCGCGACCGGATAGACTGGGAAGAGGAGCCGCAGGAGGCAGCGCCCCCGCCGGGGGATGAGACCCCGGACGGTGGCGAGGCCCTGCCGCCCTTCCCCCCTGCCGACGCGGACGAGGGCTCCGTATGGATGGACCCGGACTACGTCGAGCCGCTGCCGCCGCCGGCGCGCTCGTCGGGCGGTCTGCTGACGGGCGTCGTGGTCGGCGTCCTGGCCCTGTCGCTGATCGCGGCTACGCTGTGGGGCATCCGCGAGTACCGGCAGCGGGCGATGGTGCTGAACGCCGCGCAGCAGGCGCTGGCGCTGATCTCGGCCGGGGCCCCGCCGGAGTTGGCCAAGGAGATGTCCGACATCCAGGCTTACCTGACCTCGGGCCAGGCCGACCAGGCCGCCCAGCGGCTGGAGACGCTGCGCGCGGCCATGGGCCAAAAGCAGCCCGGCGCCGCCGGGGCCGCCGGTGGCGGGGAAGCCATCCCCGAGACCGCTTACAGCGACCTTCCGCCCGATGCCGCGCAGTTCTTCCGCGCGCACCAGGACCTGTTCCGCAAGTTCCTGCTCATGTGCGCCAAGGCCAGGGAGCTGAAGGCGCAGGGCAAGAACGTGGATGAGCTGCGCAAGGTGCGCGACCGCACCATCGAGGCCGCGCGCCTGGGCCAGCAGCCTGAGGTCGAGAAGTACATGCAGCAGATGTACGGGATGCTGCGCGGGGAGATGGGTGGCGCGGAGCGTGGCCCGCTGGGCAAGAAGGCCCAGCGCCTCAAGGCCGCCGTCGACCGCGCGGCCAAACGCGGTCGCGACGTGCGCGCCGTCTTCCCGCTGATGAAGAAGGCTGAGCAGGCTGCCGAGGCGGGCAACTTCGAGCAGGCCGAGAAATACATAGACCAGGCGCTGGCCGCGGTGCGCAGTGCGCCCCGCCGCAGTGGCCGCGGCGGCGGAGACTTCGCCCGACGCATGCGGAACATGCGCCAGGGCCGCGCCAACCCGCTGGCCCCCTTTGCCCGCGTGCTCTTGGGCGTGATGGCCGCCGAGGAAGCCAACCTCAAGGCCGTCACCCAGGATCTGCTGCAGATGCGGCAGTGGGTGCTGAGCGATACGCCCGAGAAGCCGGCCGAGCCCGAGGAACTCAGCCCGCTCATAGACCGCGCCCTGGGCGAGATGCAGACGATGTCGAACCGCCGCCAGGAGCTGGCCCGGACGATGCGCAGTCGGAACGCCAAGGGGCGGCCCGGCGGCGGCGCGTTGGCGCAACTGGCACGGCGCCAGCAACTCACGCCAGAGCAACGGCGCGAGATGTTCGCCCTCCTGCTGGAGCGCCTCACCCCCATTCTGGATGAGGCGCGCAAGCTGTCTGACGCGGACTACCAGGCGCAGCGGCCGTCGCTGATCCGCAGCATCGTGGCGGCAGTGCTGGAGCGACCGCGCCCGAACACGGCCGTCGCCCCCCAGCCGGCGCCTCTGCCCACCGACCCCGAGCAGCGGGTCCGGGCCAAGATGCTGGAGGCCTCCAAGGTTCTCAAGCAGTGGGAGCTGCAGGGGAACGACACCGCGCCGGCCGAGGAGCTGTTCGCCAAAGCGCGCCAGGCTCTCTACGCCCGCGACTATGCGGAGGCGGAGAAGCTGGTGGACGAGGCACGGAAGCTGCTGGGGATGACCGAGGAGCCAGGGACTCAGGGGGCCACGGTGGGCGGGACGGGCGACAACGGCATCAAGCTGAACCTGCGTGCCCGGCCGTAGCGCCGGGGCCGCGTGATCGGACGGATCGACAGGACAGGCCACTTGCCTGTCCTGTCCGCGTTCTGGCGAAGGAGAACACGCCCTCGGCGGGAAGCATAGACCATGCTCTACCGGAGGTTCACCATGCGCTGGTTCATCGCCCTGCTTGCCCTCGTGCTCGTGTCCCTGCCCTGCCTCGCGCAGGTCCAGCCGGTCGCCCTCATGAGCTATGACCGGGACTTCAGCGCCCAGTCGCCCACCGGCGCCATTGCCGGGACGCCGGAGGGCAAGCCGGAGTTGGCCCCCGGCAAGGTCGGCCAGGCCCTCCAGTGCGGCCCGAAGTTCGGCCATGTCCTCTACCCCACCAAGGGTGTCCTCAGTCGCGACTCGGGCACCGTGGAGATGTGGGTCTGCCCGGTGGACTGGCAGTCGGATGACGGCAAGTTCCACGTCTTCTTCGAGACCCGCGGACAGGGCGCTCTGTACCTGTACGAGTACTTCAGCACCGACCGCTTGCTGATGCTCACCTGCCCCGAAGTCGCCGGGCCGTATGCCTCCAGCCAGATCCCCACGGACTTCAAGCCCGGTGTGTGGCGTCACATCGCCGGCACCTGGTCGCGCCAGGGCGTGATGGTCTATCTGGACGGGAAGCCGGCGGCGGCCTTGCCGGCCCTCGGCGACCTACCCACACAGCTTGGCGAGACCTTCCGCGTTGGCGACGAGCAGTGGCAGTTCCCCCGCGAGTCGTCCTCCCTCGTGGATGAGGTGCGCATCTACGACCGGGCGCTGACGCCCGCCCACATCGCGGCCCACGCCAAAGGTGACTTCAACTTCACCGTGCCGCTCAGCGCGCAGACCTGCCACGTGAGCGCGGATGTCAACCCCAAGGACTACACGGTCGCCGCCTGCCTGGACACCGGCGGGGCGGACGTGGCGGACGAGCAGCTCAAGGTCCGTCTCCGCCTGCTGCCCGCCGGACGGCAGCCTGTGCCGGTGGGACCGGTGCTGCCCGTGCAGGGCGGACAGGCGCGAGCGGTCCTGCCGTTCCCCTCGCGCGAGCCCGGCGACTATGACCTGATCGCCGAGGTCATGCCCGAGGGGGCTCCGGCTTTCCAGATCAAGCGGACCGTGACGATCCCGAAGACCGACTGGCTGGGCAACAGGATCGGGCTGGAGGACAAGGTCCTGCCGCCCTGGACGCCGCTGCAGGCGAAGGGGACGGAGATCAGCATGTGGGGGCGGACGTACGCCTTCGGTGGCGGCCGCACGATGCTCCCGGCGGAGATCAGGACCGCCGGGGCACAGGTGCTGTCCCGGCCGGTGGCGCTGAACCTGGTCAGCGGCGGCAAGCCGGTGCCCTGGCAGACACAGCAGGTACGTCTGCTCAGCAGCAGCCCGACCAAGGCCGCCCTGGAGGCCAGCGCCTCCGCCAACGTGGGCGGTCGGTCGGTCCGCTTCCGCACCGCGATCACAGCTGAGTATGACGGCCTCCTGGTCTTTGAGATGGCGTGCGACAAGCTCAACGAGGCCCCGCTGGAGGGCCTGACGCTGGAGATACCTGTCAGGGCGGAGAATGCGATCTACCGCCATCGCTATGGCCCCACGTGGATTCCGACCTCCGGTAACGTGCCGCCCGGCGAGGGCGTCGTGGACAAGACGAAGTGGGTGCCATTCGCGTGGCTCGGGGACAACGACCGGGGGCTGTTCTGGTTCACCGAGCATGACGCCGCCTGGGCCGACGGCCAGGCGGAGAACGCCATTGAGATCGTGCGGCAGGGGCAGGAGATCGTGCTGCGGCTGAACCTGCTCGGCAAGGGGCAGAAGCTGCCCGCGGACTGGAAGCTCGTGTTCGGGCTGCAGGCGACGCCGGTCAAGCCGATCCCGCGGGACTGGCGCAAGTGGCGCATGACAGGCGTCCTGGCCGGCAACAAGGTGACCGCCCGCCAGAATGTGCAGATCGTGTGGCCGCAGGCCAACAAGCAGGATTCGCTGGCGGCCTTCGGCTGGCCCGAGGCCGCCGACCCGAAGCTCTTTGCTGAGCACATCAACGGCCTGCACGACCAGAAGCTCCTGGCCGTGCCCTACCTGTGCCTGACGTGGATCACCGACAGCACGCCCGAGTGGCAGTTCTTCCGGCCGGACTGGGACATGGGCGGCCGCGACTCGAGCATTCCGGAGGCCGGGTGGCGCCACGCCTTCGCCCTCGTCTCGCCCAACGGCAAGGGCTACCAGGACTTCATCATGTACCGCACCAAGCAGTTCGTGGACCGCTACGGCATTGACGGGAGCTACCACGACCAGACCCACCCGTACATGTCCAACGCCGTGGCGACCGGGGTGGGCTACAGGCGGGACGGCCTGCCCGTGCGGGGCACGCCGATCCTGGGCTACCGCGAGCTGTACCGGCGCAACTACGCCCTCTTCAAGGGGCTGGGCAAGCCCACGTTCCTGCAGGCCCACATGTCGGGCAAGATCACGATCCCGGTCCTGGCTTACGAGGACTCGTATCTGGATGGCGAGCACTTCCGCGGGGTCGTCAAGGACAGCTACCTGGATGTGATGACCCTCGACAGCTTCCGCTGTGAGTACATGGGCCGACAGTGGGGCATCATGCCCTTCTTCCTGCCCGAGTTCGACGAGGAGAACCGGCCGAAGGTCGAGCCCACGCGCGGGCTGATGGCCCTGCTGATGATCCACGATGTGGCCGTCTGGCCCATCTGGTGCAACGGCCAGGTCGTGGACGTGGCCCTCAAGGCGCTCGACGACTTCGGCTGGGTGGACTCCACCTTCATCCCCTACTTCGACCCGAAGCCCCCGGCGGCGACGGACCTGCAGGATGTCTACGTCAGTGCCTACCAGAGGGCCGATCACTCGACGCTCCTGGTGGTCGCGAACCTCGGCCGCGAGAACCGCGAGGGGGCGGTGAAAGTGGACCTCGCGCGCCTGGGCCTCAAGACCGCAACGGCCGTGAGTTGGCCGGACCAGGCCGCGCTGCCGATGCCCAACGGCACACTGACGCTGGCGGTGCCGGGGCTCGGATATCGTCTCGTCGTCCTCAAGTAGTGGCGCGATTCATCGCGCCCGTCCCGATGGAGGCACAAGCGGATGAAGCTCCTCTGCCGTGCACTGCCGGTGCTACTGCTTGTGGCGGCCTGTGCCTGTGCCGACGTGCCCCTCGCCATCGTGGCCGAGGGGCCAACGGTGGCGGCGACGCCGGGGCTGCAGCGGGTCCTCGTGTGCCAGTTCGGCGGCAAGTCATCCGCGCCGGAGACGTGGCCGCTGGTGGAGCTGTTCGGCCCGCTGCCTGACGCGCAAGGCAAGGACCTGCTGGCCGCGCACCCCGACTGGCTGGCCCTGGGCGCGGACGGCAAGACGCGCCTGGAGGCCACGCCGTGCTATGGGCTGGCGCCGGTGCGGCAGGCGCGCGCGGCGCAGATCGGGGCGCTGGCGAAGGCCGGGGCGGCGGGGGTATGCCTGAGCGCCCTCCCCCGCGCCGACTGGCCCGCGAAGACCAACATCGTCCGTGGCTTCGGCCTCAACCCCGAGGTGGTCTCCCTGTTCAAGGCGCGCTACGGCCGCGATCCTCTCGCGGCTGGGGAGACCTCCGTAGACCGCGCCCTGTTCGCCGGTCTGCAGGCGGAGGCCATCGGGGAGCTGCTGAGCGCGATCCGCAAGCAGTGCCCCCGCCTGAAGCTGGCGCTGGCCTGCACGCGCAGCGACCTCGTGCCCTACACTGCCACCGGCGCCGCGCTGGATGTGCCCGGGTACGTGGGGCAGGGGCTGCTGGATGAGGCGATGGTGAGCGGTGCGGCGACGCCGGACCTGATGGGCCTGAAGCTGCAGACGGACGCGCCGCTGCCGGCGTGGGCGTGGTGTGCGGCGCCGACCCCGCAGGCGTTGCGGCCCGTGCTGGTGGCGGCGTTCCGCGCGACAGCCCTGGATGGGATCGTCGTGCAGACAGCCGGGACGCCCGAGAACATCGTCCGCCTCGTCCGCGAGGTCGAGGCTGCCGTCCGGGCCCAGCGGGAGACGCAGGCGGCGCTGGAGCAGGCCATCCAGTCAGGGCAGCTCAGGCAGGTAGCGGGCTGTGAGGCCAAGGGCAAGGAAGATCAGGCGACGGTGCACGGGGTGGCACAGGGCTTCCGGGTAGCGGAGACGACCCAGATCGCGGCCGTGGGTCTACTGCTGGCCCTGCGCGGTCCGGACGCCTTCTCGCTGGCGCCGCTGTCGGTCACGATCCGCGCCGATGCCGCGGGCAAGCCGGCGGGCGAGGCCCTCGCCACGGCCACGATCGCCGCCGACGGCCTGTCCGCCGAGCCGGGCTACCGCTGGGCCTATGCCCGGCTGGATCACCCGCTGGCGCTGCAGCCGGGGACGGCGTACTGGCTCCATATCGCCGACCCACACGGCGCCACGAGCAGCTACATGTGGCGCCTGGCCAAGGGCGGCGGCTATGACGGTGGCCAGGCCTGGAGCAGCAAGTATGACTACGGGGCCCACGACTGGGCCTTCGCCATCTTCGCGGAGGGGAAGTGACATGATGACGGCACGACGGTGGCTGCTCGGCCTGCTGCTTCTTCCCGGCGTCGTCTGCGGCGCCGATGACGTCCGCCTGGGCTTCGAGGGCGACTGGCAAGCCGGGCCGGTGCGTCCGCTGGTCGCCGAAGGCCTCACCCAGTCGCCCGGCCACAGCGGGGACGCGGTGGGCCTCGGCCCCGACAGCAAGCTCGCAATCCCGGCCCCGGCCTTCCTCAAGGATGGCTTCGACATCCGCCTGTGGGTGTGGCATGAGAAGGCCCTGACCGACTACCAGTATGACGAGCTGGTCTACCTGTACCACGAGACGCCCAACTGGCGGAACCGGATCAGCCTCATCAAGCGCGCCGGGACGGACTACCTGCTGTTCTCGCTCAGCGACGACACCGGCGCGGCCAAGGGCGCGGACTTCGCGGGCAACTGGTTCGCGATGAAGAGCCCGCCACTGCGGTGGGTCGCCGGCACGTGGCACGAGCTGCGCGTCACCGCCAGCCGCGCGCGGGGCGAGGCCGCCCTCTATGTGGACGGCCGGTGCGTCGCGGCGGCTACGGGGACGCAGTTCCCGCAGGTCGTGGCCGACCGGCTGTGGCTGGGGAGCCTGCAGGGCCGGTCGCAGATGCGGGGCGTGCTCGATGATGTCACCATTGCCCCGGCGGCGGGGGGTCTGTCCCCGAGCGACCGCGCAGCGGTCGCAAAGGGGGCTGACCCCATCACCCCAGACCGGGGTCAGCCCCCTGCGCCGGTGGCTCCGGGGACAGACCTCTCTGACGGCAAGGAGATCACGCTCAACCTGGACTTCTTCGATGTGTCCATCAGCACCGACACGTGGGACATGGCCGACCATCGCGGCGAGATGGACCGCATCATGCGTCTGGCCGCCCATGCCGGGGTGGACCGCATCCTGTTCCGCGTGTCCATCTGCGGGGTCGTCTGCTATCGCTCCAAGGTCATGTACGTGGCCGATGACAAGGCCTTCGCCAGCTACCACCGGGACTTGCTCGACACGCCCGTGGCCAACACGCCATGCTACATCCCGCGGATGGCGGACCTGATGAAGGCGACCGACCCGCTGCGCGATTGCGTGGAGCTGGGCCACAAGTACGGGCTGAAGGTCTGGGGCTGGATCACCGTCTATGACAGCCTGTACTACGCGCCCGAGGGGGAGTTCTTCCATGATCACCCGGAGTACACGTGGGTCAGCCGCGACGGGACCAAGCACATCCCCGGCGTGCCGTGCTACGCCTACCCGGAGGTGCGGGAGCTGCGCCTCAAGGAGATCGAGGAGATCCTGGGCTACGGCGTGGACGGCATCTACCTGTCCATGCGCAGCCACTCGCCGTGGCCCAAGGACGGCTCCGGCGCCCGCGAGTACGGCTATAATGCGCCGGTCATCGCCGAGTACCAGCGGCGTTACGGCAGCGATCCTCGCCAGGCCAAGCCGGGCAGCCTGGAAGAGCTGCGCTTCGTCAAGCTCAAGGGCGAGTTCCTCAAGCAGTTCCTGACCGAAGCCCACAAGCGCTGTCAGGCCCGGGGCAAGCTACTCTCGATGAACGCCTCGTGGGACGCAGTGGACCCGGCGACGGCGGCGCGCATGTACGTGCCGGCCGACGACCTGTGCCGCGAGCGCATCGTGGACGAGCTGTGCCTCCTGTCGGGGGCTAACGCCGACCTGACGCGCTGGCGGGTGCTGGGCCAGAACCGGGTGCGGCTGACGACCTTCACGGGGATGTTCTCGCCGCAGTACGAGGTCGGCCACGCCGCCTGGGTGCAGGGTCTCCAGCAGATGCTGCGCAACCCGACCCTCGACGGCACCTGCTTCCACGAGTTCGGCAACGTGCTGTACTTCCACATGTGGGACGACATCCGGCGGGTGGTGGCGGAGTGGCGGGCAGAGCGAGGCCGGGCCCCGCAATAGGGCCGGCGGCCTCGCCTGCCTGTGAGTGGACGAGGCCGGGCTACACCTGCTCGGTCAGCGTATCGTAGAACTCCACGATGCTGCCACGCTGCGCGGCATCCATGAACCGCATGGCCTCACGCGGGTGCTGGTTGAGCATCCCGGTGATGAGGTACGGCAGGTCATAGCCCCAGTGGACCTTCTCGCGCAGGGGGGCGATCTGCTGCTCCAGGCACTGCAGAATCGGGCGCAGGTGGTAGGCGGGATTCTTGAGGAAGGCGATCAGCAGCTCCAGCGGGCAGTTCCCCGCGCCGCGTCCGAGGCCGCCGATCGTGGCGTCCAGGTAGTTGGCGCCGTGCACGATGGCCTCGATCGTGTTGGCGTACGCCAGCTGCTGGTTGTTGTGGGTGTGGATGCCCAGTTGCTTGCCGGTGGCGTCGGTGATGGCCAGGTACTTGCGGGTCAGTGCCTCGATCTCCTCGGAGTAGAAGGCCCCGAAGCTGTCCACCAGGTAGATGGCGTCCACGTTGGTCTGAGCCACCGCTTCCAGCGCGTCGTCCAGATCGCTCTCGTGCACTGCCGAGACGGCCATGAGGTTCACGGTCGTCTCGTAGCCCTTCTGGTGGGCGTCCTGAATGATCTCGATGGCGCCGGGGATCTGGTGGATGTAGGTGGCTACCCGGATCATGTCCAGGACGCTGTCGTCGGCCGGCAGGATGTCCTCGTGGTAGTCGGTGCGGCCCACGTCGGCCATCACCGAGAGCTTCAAGTCGGTGGGGTTGTCACCGACGATGCGGCGCAGGTCGTCCTCGCTGCAGAACTTCCAGGCGCCGAACTCCCCCGGCGCATAGATGCGCCGGGACGACTTGTACCCCAGCTCCATGTAGTCCACGCCTGCCGCGACGCATGTGTCGTACACGGCGCGCACGAAGCTGTCCTCGAACTGGTGGTCGTTCATCAACCCCCCATCGCGGATACTGCAGTCCAGCACCTTGATCTCTTGCCGCCACGTGACCCAGGTGCCTTTGCCATCGGTCTGCGACACGGTGTTCTCCTCCATTGGGGAACTCCTTACTACAAAGCCCCTCACGGCTCGGCTGACCCTCCGTGCAGCCCATCGCTCGTTTGACTCGAGGGGAGCAGTATCGTACACCAAGATCGCCCGGGGGAACAGTGGTTTGTGGCGGGATGGCGGGATGGGGAGATGGTCGCGTGGGCGCGCGTGTCCCCACGCGCGCAGGTGTGCGCAGACGGCTGCGGCTCTGGAGAGCCGCGCTCCATGGCGCGGGCTGGAAGCCCGCACTACCGACGGAGGGGGAGAACCGGGGCCCGCCCTATGTGCTCGGGGCGGGTTGAGCCCCGAAGAGGGTCTGGATGAGGTAGTGGTACCGGAGGCCGAGGGCCTCCAGCGAGAATTCCGCCACCGCCCGTTCCCGACCGGCCAGTCCCATGCGCCGGGCCTCGTCCGGACGGCTGAGCAGCTTCACCGCCGCCTCCGCGATGGCCGCGACATCCTCCGCGCCGGCCAGGTAGCCGGTCTCTCCGGCCAGGACCAGCTCGGCATTGCCCCCCGAGTCCGTGGCGATGATCGGGAGCGAGGCCGCCATCGCCTCGGGCAGCGTCCGCCCGCAGGCTTCGCCGCCCAGGGCCGGGCAGTCCGGGAGGTGCAGGCCCCGGGGCTGGCGGTGGGTCTCCAGCGTCGGTGTGTGCGCGAAGACATCAAACGCGGGCAGTATCTGCGGGATGTCATCCCGCCAGCCCAGGAAGTGCGTCTTGTCGGCCACCCCGAGCGTGGCGGCTAGCTCCTTCAGGGCCGGCTCGTACGGACCCGACCCCGCCATGACCAGGAGGGCCTCGGGGACGCTGGCGACGATG
This region of bacterium genomic DNA includes:
- a CDS encoding ribonuclease H-like domain-containing protein — its product is MEFDRTTRRRLSALGREGVDPAAPLVTSPSRPPGVRLVGDPEELHGALDELLPGVVRELDEGELYELTVPVAALGDWAAEAIRTWEQAARDGRFPGAAHPARNVPPEQVVFFDTETTALSNAPLFLVGALALGEEGPVIRQLLARDYAEERAVLAEARRLLHAADLAVSYNGNSFDLPYLRDRLRYHRLGPLHVRGHLDLLPVARRRLGRSLGNCKLQTLELHLCRRRRGHDIAGEHIPQAYHDFVADGDAWQMRRIIEHNAYDIVTLAELSAHLTD
- a CDS encoding LamG domain-containing protein; its protein translation is MRWFIALLALVLVSLPCLAQVQPVALMSYDRDFSAQSPTGAIAGTPEGKPELAPGKVGQALQCGPKFGHVLYPTKGVLSRDSGTVEMWVCPVDWQSDDGKFHVFFETRGQGALYLYEYFSTDRLLMLTCPEVAGPYASSQIPTDFKPGVWRHIAGTWSRQGVMVYLDGKPAAALPALGDLPTQLGETFRVGDEQWQFPRESSSLVDEVRIYDRALTPAHIAAHAKGDFNFTVPLSAQTCHVSADVNPKDYTVAACLDTGGADVADEQLKVRLRLLPAGRQPVPVGPVLPVQGGQARAVLPFPSREPGDYDLIAEVMPEGAPAFQIKRTVTIPKTDWLGNRIGLEDKVLPPWTPLQAKGTEISMWGRTYAFGGGRTMLPAEIRTAGAQVLSRPVALNLVSGGKPVPWQTQQVRLLSSSPTKAALEASASANVGGRSVRFRTAITAEYDGLLVFEMACDKLNEAPLEGLTLEIPVRAENAIYRHRYGPTWIPTSGNVPPGEGVVDKTKWVPFAWLGDNDRGLFWFTEHDAAWADGQAENAIEIVRQGQEIVLRLNLLGKGQKLPADWKLVFGLQATPVKPIPRDWRKWRMTGVLAGNKVTARQNVQIVWPQANKQDSLAAFGWPEAADPKLFAEHINGLHDQKLLAVPYLCLTWITDSTPEWQFFRPDWDMGGRDSSIPEAGWRHAFALVSPNGKGYQDFIMYRTKQFVDRYGIDGSYHDQTHPYMSNAVATGVGYRRDGLPVRGTPILGYRELYRRNYALFKGLGKPTFLQAHMSGKITIPVLAYEDSYLDGEHFRGVVKDSYLDVMTLDSFRCEYMGRQWGIMPFFLPEFDEENRPKVEPTRGLMALLMIHDVAVWPIWCNGQVVDVALKALDDFGWVDSTFIPYFDPKPPAATDLQDVYVSAYQRADHSTLLVVANLGRENREGAVKVDLARLGLKTATAVSWPDQAALPMPNGTLTLAVPGLGYRLVVLK
- a CDS encoding aldolase catalytic domain-containing protein, encoding MEENTVSQTDGKGTWVTWRQEIKVLDCSIRDGGLMNDHQFEDSFVRAVYDTCVAAGVDYMELGYKSSRRIYAPGEFGAWKFCSEDDLRRIVGDNPTDLKLSVMADVGRTDYHEDILPADDSVLDMIRVATYIHQIPGAIEIIQDAHQKGYETTVNLMAVSAVHESDLDDALEAVAQTNVDAIYLVDSFGAFYSEEIEALTRKYLAITDATGKQLGIHTHNNQQLAYANTIEAIVHGANYLDATIGGLGRGAGNCPLELLIAFLKNPAYHLRPILQCLEQQIAPLREKVHWGYDLPYLITGMLNQHPREAMRFMDAAQRGSIVEFYDTLTEQV